A genomic segment from Paramixta manurensis encodes:
- the ybgE gene encoding cyd operon protein YbgE, which produces MQPLISWLYAVMDKGPLRALTLLMALLLAGCMFWEPARFAAKTGPLNIWQALVMMWAVCAGVIHGVGFRLRRIRWQAFFAPLPAAIILVCGLGFWFHAA; this is translated from the coding sequence ATGCAGCCGTTGATCTCTTGGCTATATGCGGTGATGGATAAGGGCCCGTTAAGGGCTCTTACCTTACTGATGGCGTTACTGTTGGCGGGGTGTATGTTTTGGGAACCCGCACGCTTTGCGGCGAAAACCGGCCCACTGAATATTTGGCAAGCATTGGTAATGATGTGGGCAGTGTGTGCTGGCGTAATTCATGGCGTAGGTTTTCGCCTGCGTCGCATTCGCTGGCAGGCTTTTTTTGCGCCGCTTCCGGCAGCGATTATCCTTGTCTGCGGCCTTGGTTTTTGGTTTCACGCTGCATAA
- the ybgC gene encoding tol-pal system-associated acyl-CoA thioesterase, which yields MSTTLFRWPVRVYYEDTDAGGVVYHASYIAFYERARTEMLRQHHFNQQALLEQQVAFVVRRITVDYLAVARLDDLLEVQSEVVAMSRTTMTFAQRIVNAEGKVLNEAEVLIACINPHLTKPIALPKSIVAEFKQ from the coding sequence GTGAGTACAACGCTGTTTCGATGGCCGGTGCGGGTCTACTATGAAGACACCGATGCTGGTGGTGTGGTTTACCACGCTAGCTATATCGCTTTTTATGAACGAGCACGTACTGAAATGCTGCGCCAGCACCATTTCAATCAACAGGCGCTGCTGGAACAGCAGGTGGCCTTTGTCGTGCGTCGGATCACGGTTGATTACCTTGCGGTTGCGCGCCTTGATGATTTGTTGGAAGTCCAAAGCGAGGTGGTCGCAATGAGTAGAACAACCATGACATTCGCACAACGTATCGTGAATGCGGAAGGTAAAGTGCTCAATGAAGCAGAAGTCCTTATTGCCTGCATCAACCCACATCTAACGAAGCCCATTGCGCTTCCCAAGTCTATTGTCGCGGAGTTCAAGCAGTGA
- the cydX gene encoding cytochrome bd-I oxidase subunit CydX, producing MWYFAWILGTLLACAFGIVTALAIEQVEASADLKEKP from the coding sequence ATGTGGTATTTTGCCTGGATTCTTGGAACGCTCCTTGCCTGCGCTTTCGGTATTGTTACCGCGCTGGCGATTGAGCAAGTGGAAGCGAGTGCCGACCTGAAAGAAAAACCGTAA